TGCCCACGACCGAGGCTTGACCGTCTTCCCCGGCGATAAGGATTTCCACCAGCCCTTCCACCACGATGAAGAGGCGGTCTTTGCTGGCCTCGCCCTGCCTGAAGATGTAATGTCCGGCGGGGTAGTCGTGAGTCTGCGTGGCGTCCGCTACCGACGAGAGCACCTCCGCGGGCAGTATCTCAAAGGGATTCGTTCGGTGCAAAATGTCCAGACACGTTGGGTCCATGCCGCAACCTCCAAAGACCGTCCGAAAATGCCGGCTCTGCCAAGCAAAAATAAATCATTCCATGCTTCGCCGCTTTTGCCAATTTTTATATTCTATATTGATCATTTTCCCGAGCACAACACTTTTTGCCTTCATTTGGACGACTTATAGGATTCCTATCCCCCCTTCAGCCTTTCTCAAAAATTTTTCTTGACACCGTTGCGATCTGGACGTATTTCTGACTGAGCGCTCGTTCAGATTGATCATCACAATGAAAAGGCAATCTCCATGGGCACACCACCGCGACAGCCAGCACTACATATTCCGACCCTGGTCAAGAATCCGGACCTGGTTCAGCGCCGACGTCGTCAGATCGTGGATGCGGCGGTCAAGCTCTTTATCGAAAACGGCTTTCACAAATCCACCACCCGCCAGATCGCCCAAGCCGCAAATGTCTCCATCGGCACGCTTTATGAGTATGTCTCCTCGAAAGAGGATATCCTCTACCTGGTCTGCGATGCCATTCATGCTGAGATGGAACACGGCATGGCGGACGCCCTCGAACGGGCCTCCGGGCACGGCAATCCACTGGCCGAGGTCGTCCGGGAGTACTTTCTGGTTTGCAACCGTATGAGCGACCACATTCTGCTGATCTATCAGGAGACTCAGTCACTGCCGCAGAAGTGGCGTCGATTGGTTTTGGAGAACGAGGTGCGCATTACCGGTTTTTTTATCCGGCCCCTTGCTCAGCTGATGGCCTCCGGGAGCATCCCGTTGCTTTCGGAGGCGGCCATGGATCTCATCGCTCACAACATCACCGTCCTGGGGCACATGTGGACTTTCAGACGCTGGTTTCTGGGGCGTCATTACACCATCGAGGATTACATCCGTCATCAGACCGCGGTCATACTCAATATGTGCCATACCGAAGAGCCATTCCTGGCCGATGCCGGCCTGGGCCCCATACCCGGGTGATGATCGGCAGCCTGACCAGGAGGTGGAGAACACACATCATGGTATTTGAACCGCGATCTGGCTGACCTGGCCAATAAAAACAAACGGCTTTTGGGCCGGAATACGGGTGGCTGCCGAATCCATTTCATGCCGGCACCCAAATAAAACTGCAAAGAGGAGGGTTTATGACAGCCGAAGTCTACCAACCCCGCAACAGCGTCCGTGTCGTGACGGCGACATCGCTTTTCGACGGGCATGACGCATCGATCAATATCTTTCGCCGTATCCTTCAGAGTACCGGGGTCGAAGTCATCCATCTTGGACACAACCGGTCCGTGCAGGAAATCGTCGATGCCGCTGTTGAAGAAGACGTACAAGGGATTGCCGTATCCAGTTACCAGGGCGGCCACATGGAGTACTTCAAGTACATGGTCGACCTGCTCAAGGAGGCCGAGGCATCGCATGTGAAGGTTTTCGGCGGCGGCGGCGGGGTGATCGTGCCCGAAGAGATCAAGGAGTTGGAAGCCTACGGGGTGGCCAAGATATACTCTCCCGAAGACGGGGCCCGCTGGGGCCTGCAGGGCATTATCAATCACATGGTGCAGACCATGGATTTTCCGCGGGTCGCCGGTCAGGTGCCCGATCTCACCCGACTCACCCCCGAC
This Desulfatitalea tepidiphila DNA region includes the following protein-coding sequences:
- a CDS encoding TetR/AcrR family transcriptional regulator encodes the protein MGTPPRQPALHIPTLVKNPDLVQRRRRQIVDAAVKLFIENGFHKSTTRQIAQAANVSIGTLYEYVSSKEDILYLVCDAIHAEMEHGMADALERASGHGNPLAEVVREYFLVCNRMSDHILLIYQETQSLPQKWRRLVLENEVRITGFFIRPLAQLMASGSIPLLSEAAMDLIAHNITVLGHMWTFRRWFLGRHYTIEDYIRHQTAVILNMCHTEEPFLADAGLGPIPG